The following proteins come from a genomic window of Microbacterium sp. SY138:
- a CDS encoding NtaA/DmoA family FMN-dependent monooxygenase (This protein belongs to a clade of FMN-dependent monooxygenases, within a broader family of flavin-dependent oxidoreductases, the luciferase-like monooxygenase (LMM) family, some of whose members use coenzyme F420 rather than FMN.), which translates to MTEPLIIGAMVRTLGAYPSGWRQPGAHRDPASDADILRHIAREGEDAGLDYLFFGDWLATGPDLEFRDPYLLARIDPVSAVLFLAGVTSRIGLIATVNTTYADPYTTARSLASLDVLTRGRAGINLVTGAEPRAAGNHGREAHADNESRYDRAEEFVEALRRLWDSWGEDAWIADADRGVLIDPEALRAADLRGTQVRVTGPLNVARPPQGQIPIVHAGTSPRSRALAATEADLALTAAPTLADAIATRRLLRDIAAESGRSPDALKVIAPVLPVVADTDADARRIVERLLALVPLAEGHQAARTAFPSNRTVAALADALDVPLDDPLRTSTFDAPVTSAEALRLGERGAALIERLGIIAGLRVSASKVSGSGIGNGDPLTWRHLVAAHAVPAAFVVGDAATIADHFETWREEGAADGFNVLSAFQPAQFEAFTRHAAPELRRRGLLRDAQESTRATLRDRLRISSYVDA; encoded by the coding sequence GCGGGAGGGGGAGGACGCCGGCCTCGACTACCTCTTCTTCGGGGACTGGCTCGCCACCGGCCCGGATCTGGAGTTCCGCGACCCATACCTGCTGGCCCGCATCGATCCCGTGAGCGCCGTGCTCTTCCTCGCGGGGGTGACCTCGCGGATCGGCCTGATCGCCACGGTCAACACCACGTATGCCGACCCGTACACGACGGCACGCTCGCTGGCGTCCCTCGACGTGCTCACCCGAGGCCGTGCCGGGATCAACCTCGTCACCGGCGCCGAGCCGCGTGCAGCGGGCAACCACGGCCGCGAGGCGCACGCCGACAACGAGTCCCGCTACGACCGGGCGGAGGAGTTCGTCGAGGCACTGCGCCGACTGTGGGACTCGTGGGGCGAGGACGCCTGGATCGCCGACGCCGACCGCGGGGTGCTGATCGACCCGGAGGCACTCCGCGCCGCCGACCTGCGGGGGACGCAGGTGCGCGTCACGGGACCGCTCAACGTCGCCCGCCCGCCGCAGGGACAGATCCCGATCGTGCACGCGGGGACGTCGCCGCGCTCGAGGGCGCTCGCGGCCACCGAAGCCGATCTCGCGCTGACGGCCGCGCCCACGCTGGCCGATGCGATCGCGACCCGTCGACTGCTGCGTGACATCGCGGCGGAATCCGGACGATCGCCGGATGCGCTGAAGGTGATCGCCCCGGTGCTTCCCGTCGTCGCGGACACGGATGCCGACGCGCGACGCATCGTGGAGCGGCTGCTCGCCCTGGTGCCGCTGGCCGAGGGGCACCAGGCGGCCAGAACGGCGTTCCCGTCGAATCGCACCGTCGCCGCGCTCGCCGATGCACTCGACGTCCCGCTCGACGACCCGCTGCGCACCTCGACCTTCGACGCGCCCGTGACCTCTGCGGAGGCCCTGCGGCTGGGAGAGCGCGGCGCCGCGCTGATCGAGCGCCTCGGCATCATCGCCGGGCTGCGCGTCTCCGCATCGAAGGTCTCCGGATCGGGCATCGGGAATGGCGATCCGCTCACATGGCGGCACCTGGTCGCCGCGCATGCGGTGCCGGCGGCGTTCGTCGTGGGAGACGCGGCGACGATCGCCGACCATTTCGAGACCTGGCGTGAGGAGGGCGCCGCGGACGGGTTCAACGTGCTGTCGGCGTTCCAGCCCGCGCAGTTCGAGGCTTTCACGCGACATGCGGCTCCCGAGCTGCGCCGTCGCGGCCTGCTGCGAGACGCGCAGGAGAGCACCCGAGCGACCCTCCGCGACCGTCTGCGCATTTCCTCGTATGTCGACGCGTGA